The window AGGATATTTATATCCTTATAAATAGGAGAAAATCTTACATTTGAATGCTTGGGCTTCCCAATCACTCAAGAGAGACTTTTGCAACTTTTCTTCCTCTCCTTCAGTTTCTCACATTTCTCTTTCTGTTAAAACTTCTTGTGACCGCTACCTTTTTCCCTTATTATTCCCGATTCTTGCAATCAAAAAGAGATGGCTAGTGCATCCTCCAACCCTGATAGAGTTGTCGGTGCACCGGTGCCGGAAAACGATATACCCCTACTCGAAGAGGGAATGGATCTGGCGGAGGACGAGAGTTTTCCGATGGTAGATGAGGTGGTTCCCCGCCCAGGAAGGCGAGGACTAACTTCAATAGCCCTACTGGGGATGAGCCGGAACCTGTTCTTTCTACAATGGATGATGCGGCGCTCACGGCGTTCAAAGCCAAGTGGGGAATCCCTGACCACATCGAACTAGTTCCGGTGGGTCGTGACATAGTGCATATACACCGCCCAGGCTACTGTGCATTCTATGCGTATCCATTTGTCATTAGATACACGCTTCCCCTTCCCTCCTTGGTGGTGAACTTCTGCCGCTTCTACGAGGTGTGTCCGGCTCAACTTTTTCCGTACGTATACAAGCTCTTCCATATGCTTATCAAGTACGCGGAGCTGGACGATCGGGGAATTTTTCTACAACACATGCTCCACCTCTTCGCCTCCATTTTCATAGGGGCATGATGATTCACATGCGTTATCGAGGAACCAAGGGTTTGGTAGAGAAGATGGACGACAAGGCCAATCATCGTTTTTGGGAGTACTTCTTCTACGTCCGAATAGATCACGTGGTATCGAACCCTGCAGGGTTTCTTGAGGCGTGGAATTTCGCCCATAGGTCTCCCTTTCCttttgttataatatatattttttgaacaTAGTTGTTGGTCGTCTCCCTTTAGTGACCGTCGAGTGTATTTTGATTCCGCAGCCGAGAGGGTACCTCCTCCGCAAGTTGCCGATATTCGTGAATGGGTGAGCTCAATTCTGCCCCACACGATGGGGATTCGCGAATGAGAGCCTTTCCACGAGAGGTTTGGGCGCAAACCCTCTGCTGGTAAATCGGCTTATTTCGGTCGTAGTTGCTTTGTTCTTTGCCCcatattttttctttatcttaTCTTTTGTTTGGTCAAAACTCTTATTGGCAGGTCGGAGAGGAACGAGAAGGTCAAGGGATCCTGCCCTCGCTTTCCGTCAACCGGCTTTCTCAGCCCAGCCCGTACCAAGAGTAACTGATGAGGGCGTCCAAAGTTTGGTTGCTCGATGGACCGCATCCACGACCGAACCTGTTCCCACAGTCCGTTCAACTGACGAACCTTCTCATGGTAGTGGCGAAGAGGCCCCGTCAAAGAGGCGGAGCATAGTGTCAGAGGGGGCATTTTTGGCCGAAACGCCCTCAAGGGGCGACCCCGTTTTGGCAGTGTCTGAAGTCGGCGGTGATGTCAGCCTAGGTGTGGAGGCGATGCCCGTTACAGGTGTGGAAGAGGCTGTTGCAATAGGGGGAAAGAGTTTCGGGGATGCCGTGATCGTTCCGAGTGGCCCATCGACGTCTCGGCAGGCCCGTACCCCATCTTCGGCTAATGAGAGGTTGAATGGTGTAGTGGTAGATGATTATGAATCTGATTCTGATATAGATCCTGAGGACATGAGGATGTTTGAGGAAGGCTTTACCAGGGTCGATGTGAGGGTGGAAGGCCCTTCCCGTGTGCTCGAAATCCCATCGGACTTTAACCTGTTGGAGGACATGGTGGATTCCAATTTGACCTTCTGTGCTCCGTCGTCGAAAGCGGGTCTCTTCGGGAGATCAGTGATTCTGGAATTTGTCAAGCGGCATGGCTGGGATGGCCTTGAGGGTAAGTTTCCTTTTGTTATTTTGTGCCATTTGCTTTCACTGATTCCTCCCCCTCTTTTTTTTTAGACTTACATGCTGGAAATCGAGAGTGCTCGTAGGGATGAGATGCGGGCCGAAGTGTTTCTGAAGATGGCTGCAAAGTATCGCCGGTATTGCGACAGGTGTCGTGAGATGCATGCACAACTTAGGACGGGCGGTAACACTCAATCCGTCAAGGATGAGTTGGAGAAAAAGGACGAGGATCTGATACGGTCTATCCGCATGTGCAGCGAGCTCGATGAGCTACTTAGTGCCAAAGACGAGGAGCTCGAGGTGGGCAAAGGGGTTGCAGTGGAATGCGAGGATCTTCAGGCAAAAGTGTTGTCCTTACGAGCCGAGCTTGAGCAGAATGCCACTAGAGTTTCCAGTCTAAGTACAGAGTGGACGGAGAAGGTAGCCGAGCTAGAAAAGAAGGTGTCCGAGTTGGAGAGAGCTGAGGGAACTCGAGTGGCATCTTTGGCGAGAGCGGCGGCACTGGAAGACACTATCTGCGTCCTTAGGTCTGAGCGGGAAGCTGAGAGGGTGATGGCCACATTGAGGGAGGCATGGCTCAAGGAGAGGGTCGGTGAACTTGATCGGGATGCTTCAAGCCTGGGAGATAGAGTTATGGCTCTCGATGCCGAGAAGGCGCAGCTGTTGGCTCAGGCCCGCCCTCAAGAATCTGCCCATATTGCTGTCCCCCACCACTTGTACGAGCCGTGGGTCCATGTTGAGTCCCAACGAGATATATATAAGGGTTTTTGGATGGCGGGGAGCATTCTTGAGGACGCTTTTGAAGGTGTTCGGGTTAAGGCATCCGAGGCTCGTCTTGCCTACGGTTATGACCCTGCGACACCGGAAGCCGGTGGGGCAATGATGACAATGCTGGAGAGGACAGTTGTGCAGATGATGTcgagtgaattttttttttagctttttgtactttagtttttttttgttcttttgttgtTGCTGGGTGGGGCCACCCTTTTTTGGCTCTCTGTAAGATACTTATCTTTTCTTGGAATGAAATAGTTGGCTCgtctttatttgtattttttggctttcccttctcttttccttttcgaaTTCCTTGGACTTTCTCGCAATAAGCCCCTAATTTTTGGTAGTTGATTTGAGTGGGATTGAATTCCTTCTTGAAAATTTGAGCGAAGTCAATTTTGACTTGTTAATTCGAGTGAGGTCAAATTTTGTCTTAtagattcgagcgaggtcgaattttgcCCGAACAAGGTCGAATTTTGACTCGCCAACTTGGGCGGGGTCAGTTTCGACTTGTAAATTCGATCAAGGTTGAATTTTGACTCGCCAACTTGGGCGGAGTCAGTTTTGTCTTGAAAATTCGAGCAAGGTTGAATTTTGACTCGCCAACTTGGGCGGAGTTGACCTGaaaattcgagcaaggtcgaatttcGACTCGCCAACTTGGGCGGAGTCATTTTTGACTTgaaaattcgagcgaggtcgaattttgcCTTCTCTTGGCGATGGTCGGGGGCTCTAAGGGTGtaaattcgaatgaggtcgaattgTGACCCGTGATgagttcgagcaaggtcgaacccTACCTTCACTTGGCGACGGTGGGGGCCGTAAGGGTGtaaattcgaacgaggtcgaattgtGACACGTGAtgaattcgaatgaggtcgaactttACCTTCCCTTGGCGATGGACGGGGGCTGTAAGGGCGTAAATTCGAACGATGTCGAATTATGACCCGTGAtgaattcgaatgaggtcgaactttACTTTCACTTGGTACGTGCTGGTTCGGGGGAGTGGTAAGAATGTCGTACGCGGCTTTGCTTTTATTGGAGAATATTACTCGTTGTTGTATCGTTTATGCATGCGTCGGAATGAGTCACAGTTTATTTACTCTTGATTTCATTGAAGAATATTATGCGTTGTTGCATAGTTTGTATGCGTCAGTGGAGTCCCAGTTTATCTGGTCCCTTCATTGCTCGGCCTGGAGAGGCCGTTAATAGGACGGGCGATGAACTTATTGCTTGGGCTTCTGGGTAACCTGGGACTTTATTAATTCGAACGAACTTCGAACGTGATTCGTAATATTTAGTCGGCTGAGTTGGCGTAGGATTGTCATGGCGAGCATACGTGCAAGCTTTTTGAGTTCATGTTCTGCCTGTGTTGGAGAGATTGTACATTCCATGGGCTCACCGCTCAGTCCCAGGTTATGGAGATTGTTTCTTAATAATGCCAGCTTGTTCTAAGTCGTTTTTCTGTTATTTGTAATATGGTATGGTGCGGAACATTTTTCTGGTGTGTTGTTTTGGTGGCGTTTGTTCCTTGTTCGCGCACCTGGGAGAATGCTCGTGTTCCTATACcaatccaaaaaagaaaaataacaagttAAACCCAAACAAAATCGTATGTTACCTTGACCTGATAGGTTGGCGAGGTGAAAGGGGCGCTGTAGGATGACTCGTTTATCCCGTACCCAAATGACGGCTTCAAATTGGTAGCCTCGTGTTTAGCTTCACCGTTAGTCGCGTCTAGGCTCCTTATGGGCTGACAACTAATTTTGCCCATTGGGATCTCGAGCTCGATCCCGTCCTAGGTGCACAAAAAGAAGGGAAACAGAAGTTATACTCCGTACATAAGTTATACTCTGTACATACGGGTACAAAAATAAGGCAGGACAAGCTGGTTATTTCAAAGGATCACACATTAGGCTATCATCCCTTCCTAAGAGGTGGAAGCATAGATTGGTATCTAACGTTGATATAGCAAATAGGATTGCGAATGTGCTCAGTGCATAGTGGCTGTAATCCCACTTTGACAACTCATACGATGTACCAAACCCATCGCTACAGCAAGACGTGGATTTTGTATAGATATCAGACAATTTCGATTTCATACATAGATCTGACCCTGGTTATTTTGGTTATTTCAAAAGCTTGCCTACAACTTTCTCAAGTTGGTGTTTATAATGAGAGGACGAGGCTACGACACCCGGAGAGTGAAATTCTAGTTGCTttagatctagaggaaactaaaattTTGGCTAGAAAATCCCcatagacggcgccaaattgtttgactaaaAAGTGTTAATCCTTTTTACAAACTAATTAAATAGGAAGATTTGAGGTAAATCCTAGCCAAAGATAATTCATCCTAGATCTAAAACAGAGGACAAGAACAAGCAAGCGTAGCTGAACATAAAATTTAACTATAGTCATAGCTAAATCCCGTAATATAAGAAGAGGATGGTGATTTACATAATATTGAATAATAATGAAGAATACATAGATAAAAATGGTCATCGATCTTTAACAAGGTTGACCCCATACATTTGATATGATGAGACTAACGTTGTATATTGAAGATCTGAGCTTCCATGCTTCTTTCTTTTTAGTGAGAAGAAATAGATGAATATCCTTCTTCTCTCAAGATATGTCTCTCTCTCTCAGTTTGTTTTCAGcctccccccaccccccacctGAAAATCCCTCTTTCTTCGTTCTCTCACCTAGTATATATACTAGGTATTCTCATTTACACAACGATCATTAGTCAAAGTATCTAAGCCCTTTAACTATTCTACAGATTGGTCATCTGAAATACCGTAACATCCAACTCACCCATGGGTGGCTCGACATATTTTGTGGCCTAAAGCTAAATATTAACATGAGgactttttttataatttttattttaattcaatattttctaaagaaaaaaagaaagaagaattaacccaaatagttgCCCACCTAATTTCATAAACTAaaatagcttatatatatatatatatatatatatatatatatatatatagtgtgtgtgtgtgtgtcaaatcaatgtataatctatgtatatcggCTAGAAAAAGTCCTTCAATTAGTAACTATTATTGAAAAATGAGGCCTTCATAAAGCGCTTGCCTTAGTGGCTTGTGCATTAGAGCCAGCCCTGAACTCACCGTACAATATCTGAGTACACGACCTCGGCCTTAGCCGAGGTGCTCATCGCTATAGCATTGTACGAATACGACTTCGACCCAAATGACTTTGCCGCTCCTCTTCGCACAGTTTCTCGTTTGGTCAGATTTCGACCCATATAAAGTTCTGTTCATCTAAGGAAATTGAGAACAGTGGTTTCCTGAACACAAAATAAATGTTTTCAAACCATGTTGTGTAACCTTGAGTATACATTGTAAATTTATTTTAGCTTTTCTTGAGTTGTCTAAAGATTAGATGATGTGCTCTTcattttggcttgtttgaggtgtCTTGTGAGAATTCCAATGGAtctctaattatttttttttattagccTATCGATAATTCTCAAACACTTTGGTTGGATGGTTGTcacctattgtattgtatcgaatttttactttaaatataatttttattttgattgttacttaaatttaaTTGTATCATATCGTTATTCATCATTACCTAACGAGTAAACGTACCAcgttatgtaacgaccgatttggtatGGTCGCGTCGCTTTttctcatcttgcccttccttattattaaataatcttatttttatcattcaccctacatttttatataataattcttcCTCGTacattacttttttttaaaataatattgcATATTTATGTttcatattattggtgcatggCATTATGATACGACGataaacaatacaatctatccaaataatGTATACATAAAAGTAATACAGTACAATATAATGCAATACaatacaatttcataaaatgatacataacaaccatccaaacaaattGTAAATTAGACATGTTTGAATCTTAATCTAGAATAAAACGTGCAATTTTTGAATATCTAAAATTGTCTTAGTAGAAATAGCTTCCTTATCATTCAATGAGCATTTTGTATTTCataaaaattaggagcaaaataATCCTTACGCAAAAGCCATTTTATCCAACTTCGAGGTATTAAGATAGGTTTCAAACGTAAGAGATTCCCAAAATATCATATGATTGTTCTTCTTTTGAAAATTCACACTTTTCCAAATCCAGTCCAGCTCGAAAGATGTGCCCTTGATCTTCTCAGTTTCCAACAAACTTCAGAACTTGTGATGTGTCATATTAATAATTAGAATATCTTTTAATAAATGTGTTTTTTTCTTGGTTCGTTGCTGACTATTAATAATTTTGTTCACTTTTACTGGCAAGTTTGACTAGTTACGctccttaaaaaataataaattaagtacataatttattataatactcatattaattgatgcatattttattggatttgagaaaatgatttgaaatgagtaataaatattgtgAGTATAACAGAAAATTTTTTTGTctttctcttgatatgcgtaaagtgacaagtactccctccgttcacttttacttggcacattttgacttttcacgccccttaagaaataataaatatagtacataatttaccatgatacctacattaattaatgcatattttattggatttgagaaaataatttaaaatgagtaataaatactgcgggtataacagaaaaaaaaattgtcttctcttaatatgcgtaaagtgacaagtaaaaataaaaatctatttttaatatacatgccaagtaaaagtgaacaaaaggagtaaaaataaaaatttatttttaatatatacgaCAAGTAAAAGTGAGGAGGGAGTATATATTAGTTGCACCTACTGTCTAAAAGTAGCTCTATTGCTTCAATTTGCACATGGTCAGCCCTTTAAAATTTTGAGCTTTAATCAACAACACTTCAATGTGCATGCGATGTACTTTTACTCCCTCGTTCGCctttacttgtccactattctAAAGTAGATTTTCAAATTTACTTGTCCATTTTTacatagaaaaataatttatttttcctgTTTTGCTCTTAGCATTGATTactcattttaaattatttttcaaatcaattAAGATTATACATCAATTAAAATgagtatcatgataaattatatactttatttattatattttaaggGGCGTAAAAAATCAAAACGtatcaagtaaaagtgaacgagAGTATTTTATAAATAATGAAGAATAAATGTTAAATGACTTACCCTGAGGTTTTTGTTGGTATAGTCTACCCATGGTTTCGAATATTACACAAACCTACCTTTTCTTATATTTTGTTGTGACGAAACTATTTTGTAAGCTAAAATGGACAATTTTGTCCATTGTTAtgtgtttctttttcttctatatGTGTATAGCAaaaactaacttatgttattttactttttttccgATAATGACACTATATAACCATTCTCAAAATAATAACcgaaattattattatgttataaataacaaatatataaattttatacacttttacgGCCAAGAAATATAAATAATTTGAGCCACGGACTTTGTTGCCCTCGTTAGATAATGCATTTAATCGGTTCATCCCCCAAACTTATTCTACAGAATTCTTGGACAAAAGCTTTATAACCCAAGTttctggaaggaaaaaaagtgcttttgaggagaagcagaagtagttttggagaagcagaaaaaagtagtttctctccaaaaacattttttttagaagtacttttgagaaaatacacttaaaagcagttttttaaatcttggccaaacactaattggtGTTCAGtacttttgaaatttgttttttgaaaaaaacacttCAAGGCTATTACTCGAGATCTGCACTGTCTTAACttcaaactaattaaaataatgtGTTCCCTGTTTCTTTTGACTATTGATTCACAATGGACCATTACATTTATGAGACTAGTTGACTTTAACTAACTTATCTGCTCAAGGAACTTAGCTTTCTTGAAACTAACAACAAATATGTCTTCCACTGAAGATTCACAAGCTGAACTGACAATGGattatgatcgattgaaggagATAAACGATTTCGATGATACAAAAGCTGGTGTTAAAGGACTAGTTGATTCTGGAACTGTGAACATACCAAGAATGTTCATTAGGCCACCTGATGAACTTGTTGAAGAGTTGAATCAGTGTAAGTCAACGCTAAAGATTCCAGTGGTGGATCTAAGTAACGTAGAAGTTGAAGATCGACGTAAGAAAATTGTCGATGAAATAAGGGAAGCATCAGAAAAATGGGGATTTTTCCAACTAATAAATCATGGTGTTCCTTCAAGTGTTTTGGAAGGAATGATTGATGGGATTCGTAAATTTCATGAACAAGATGTTGAGTTAAAGAAAGAGTATTATACGCGTGATCATACGCGAAGAATTAGATATGAGAGCAATTATGATCTTTACCAATCAAAGACTGCAAACTGGAGGGATACACTGAACATTTCTATGCTAGTTTCTAGTAATATTGAACCTGAAGAAATACCAGCAGTTTGCAGGTAAGTATCTCTATATCTTTTTAATTCCTTGGCGATGAAGTCTTAACCCCTATGATCACCGGTATGGTGATAGACAGTGGTCAATGTTTATTTCTTGTAGTTTTTTGGTTTCGCACCCGGTCTCTGGTCCCTCTTTGAGGCCCTTCAAATCCGGATTTGAACCAGAAAGTCCTGCTTTTCAGGATAAAGCGCCCCCTATCAAAGGCGATTCTATTCCCAAGGCTTGATCCCAACACTCTGGTTAATTTTGTGTGAATTTTACATTTATATATGCACTCAGCATTGCAAATATTGGATTCATAGACGGGGCCTACCAAAGGCGACTTTATTCCTACGGCTTGATTTCAACACTCTGGTTAATGATGTGTGAATTTTACATTCATATCTGTACTCAGCATCGAAAATATTGGATTTGTAGATGGGGCTTACGCTGTGAAGGTTGGTCTGGAACTAGCTGGTTGTTCGTATTGAGGACATGGCAAAACAAAACCAGGGCAACCTATGAATGATTTTTAGATATGTTCCAGTCGATGTGCCATCATTTAGTATGTGACCGGGAGGTCACaagttcaagccgtggaaacaacctcttgcagaaatgcaggttAAAGTTGTGTACAATAGACCCTTCGGTCCGGCCCTTCCCCTTCtgtatagcgggagcttagtgcaccgggctgccctttattACTGATACTGCATACTGAAATCTTTGAATATAGGGAATTTCAGTCCATCTCAAAGAATTCGTCTGTCCTTCAGTATAAACGGCATAATTATTTGACATGTTAGGCTAAACTTTAtcacatttttgtaattttagtgaTCTCGAATCTTTTCCTAATTCCAggagcacatccattgagtataTAAATCATGTCACAAGGCTAGCAGACACTCTATTCAGCATACTATCTGAAGCACTTGGGCTAAAATCAGACCACTTGAAAAC of the Nicotiana tabacum cultivar K326 chromosome 7, ASM71507v2, whole genome shotgun sequence genome contains:
- the LOC107776639 gene encoding deacetoxyvindoline 4-hydroxylase-like produces the protein MSSTEDSQAELTMDYDRLKEINDFDDTKAGVKGLVDSGTVNIPRMFIRPPDELVEELNQCKSTLKIPVVDLSNVEVEDRRKKIVDEIREASEKWGFFQLINHGVPSSVLEGMIDGIRKFHEQDVELKKEYYTRDHTRRIRYESNYDLYQSKTANWRDTLNISMLVSSNIEPEEIPAVCRSTSIEYINHVTRLADTLFSILSEALGLKSDHLKTMECVEGKTFACHYYPACPKPELTLGASNHTDTAFLTILLQDQIGGLQVLHDNQWIDVEPISQGLAVNIGESLQILSNDKFVSVNHKVLANKVGPRMSVACFFTGVSATSKIYGPIKELISEENPPLYKEFSVSDYMAKFISRPLGKSTLDLFRL